In one window of Haloimpatiens sp. FM7315 DNA:
- the rfbD gene encoding dTDP-4-dehydrorhamnose reductase, translating to MKILITGANGQLGRELTKECLEFKNIELILTDIGDFDIQKYNCMDKNKIQKVTLDITNETNVAEVINEYKPDVVINCAAHTAVDKCENDEENAYKINALGLKYLAIATNAIGADIVQVSTDYVFDGDGNTPLIETDNVNPQTAYGRTKLQGEGFTAENNPKHYIVRTAWLYGDGNNFVKTMLKLSETNKVLKVVNDQKGTPTSTVDLAKVILKLVKNKAYGLYHCTCKGECTWYDFAKEIFKIKGIDTEVIPCTTDEFPRPAKRPKYSVLRNLALENSVGDITREWEESLKEYIKRI from the coding sequence ATGAAAATATTGATAACAGGAGCTAATGGCCAGTTAGGAAGAGAGTTAACTAAGGAATGTTTAGAATTTAAGAACATTGAGCTTATTCTTACAGATATTGGTGATTTTGATATACAAAAATATAATTGCATGGATAAGAATAAAATACAGAAGGTAACTTTAGATATAACTAATGAAACAAATGTAGCTGAAGTTATTAATGAGTATAAGCCTGATGTTGTAATAAATTGTGCTGCTCATACTGCTGTTGATAAATGCGAAAATGATGAAGAGAATGCATATAAAATAAATGCCTTAGGCCTTAAGTATTTAGCTATAGCTACAAATGCTATTGGTGCAGATATAGTACAAGTTTCTACGGACTATGTTTTTGACGGGGATGGAAATACTCCATTAATTGAAACAGATAATGTAAATCCACAAACTGCTTATGGGCGCACAAAGCTACAAGGAGAGGGCTTTACTGCGGAAAATAACCCAAAACATTACATAGTAAGAACGGCATGGCTTTATGGTGACGGAAATAACTTTGTTAAAACTATGCTTAAGTTAAGTGAAACAAATAAGGTATTAAAGGTTGTGAATGATCAAAAGGGAACTCCTACAAGTACAGTAGACTTAGCAAAGGTAATTCTAAAACTTGTTAAAAACAAGGCTTATGGTTTGTATCACTGTACCTGTAAGGGAGAATGCACTTGGTATGATTTTGCTAAGGAAATATTTAAAATTAAAGGTATAGATACAGAGGTTATTCCTTGCACAACAGATGAATTTCCAAGACCGGCTAAGAGACCTAAGTACTCAGTTTTAAGAAACTTAGCACTAGAAAATAGTGTTGGTGATATAACTAGGGAGTGGGAAGAGAGTCTTAAGGAGTATATAAAAAGAATATAG
- the rfbB gene encoding dTDP-glucose 4,6-dehydratase codes for MKTYLVTGGAGFIGSNFILYMLKKYRDINIINLDKLTYAGNLENLKSVESDKRYTFVQGDICDKELVTNLFKKYEIDYVVHFAAESHVDRSIKNPEIFAKTNVLGTVNLLNCAKNAWETADGWKAGVKFHHVSTDEVYGSLGETGYFLETTPLDPHSPYSASKTGSDLMVKAYFDTYKMPVNITRCSNNYGPYQFPEKLIPLLINNCLNHKDLPVYGSGMNIRDWLYVEDHCKAIDMVINNGRLGQVYNIGGHNERTNITIVKTVINYINENVDKEVTDNLIKYVADRKGHDLRYGIDPTKIKNELGWYPETTFEIGIVKTIKWYLGNKEWMKNVTSGDYQKYYEKMYD; via the coding sequence ATGAAAACATACTTAGTTACTGGTGGAGCTGGTTTTATAGGTTCAAATTTTATACTTTATATGCTTAAAAAATATAGGGACATAAACATTATAAACCTAGATAAATTAACTTATGCAGGGAACTTAGAAAATCTAAAATCTGTAGAAAGTGATAAAAGATATACTTTTGTTCAAGGAGATATATGTGACAAGGAATTAGTAACAAATCTTTTTAAAAAGTATGAAATAGATTATGTGGTTCATTTTGCAGCAGAGTCTCATGTTGATAGAAGCATCAAAAATCCTGAAATTTTTGCAAAGACAAATGTGTTAGGTACAGTTAATTTATTAAACTGTGCTAAAAATGCTTGGGAAACAGCTGATGGATGGAAGGCAGGAGTTAAGTTTCATCATGTATCAACAGATGAAGTTTATGGCTCTCTTGGTGAAACAGGATACTTTTTAGAAACTACACCGCTTGACCCGCATAGTCCATATTCAGCAAGCAAAACTGGTTCAGATTTAATGGTTAAGGCTTACTTTGATACATATAAGATGCCTGTTAATATTACTAGATGTTCAAATAACTATGGACCATATCAATTCCCTGAAAAATTAATACCACTACTTATAAACAATTGTTTAAATCATAAGGATTTGCCTGTTTATGGTTCTGGAATGAATATAAGAGATTGGCTTTATGTAGAGGATCATTGTAAAGCAATAGACATGGTAATCAATAATGGAAGACTTGGGCAAGTTTATAACATTGGCGGGCATAATGAAAGAACTAACATTACTATAGTTAAAACCGTTATAAATTATATAAATGAAAACGTAGACAAAGAAGTTACTGATAATTTGATTAAGTATGTAGCAGATAGAAAAGGTCATGATCTAAGATATGGAATTGACCCTACTAAGATAAAAAATGAACTTGGATGGTACCCTGAAACAACTTTTGAAATCGGAATAGTTAAGACTATAAAGTGGTACTTAGGAAATAAAGAGTGGATGAAGAATGTTACATCAGGAGATTATCAAAAATATTATGAAAAGATGTATGATTAG
- the rfbC gene encoding dTDP-4-dehydrorhamnose 3,5-epimerase produces MGKFKFIETKLKDIYIIEPTVFGDNRGYFMETYSKKDFHEAGLTMEFVQDNESKSKKGVLRGLHFQAKHTQGKLVRVTEGEVFDVAVDLRKGSPTFGRWEGVLLTSENKRQFYVPEGFAHGFLVMSDTATFNYKCTDFYAPEYDSGILWNDKEVGIKWPLEGIDEILLSEKDKVQKKLSEINVPFIYKENK; encoded by the coding sequence ATGGGAAAGTTTAAGTTTATAGAAACTAAGCTAAAAGATATATATATAATTGAGCCCACAGTGTTTGGTGATAATAGGGGCTACTTTATGGAAACATACAGTAAAAAAGATTTTCATGAAGCAGGACTTACTATGGAATTTGTTCAAGATAATGAAAGTAAGTCTAAAAAAGGTGTTTTAAGAGGATTACATTTTCAAGCAAAGCATACTCAAGGTAAACTTGTTCGTGTTACAGAGGGTGAAGTTTTTGATGTAGCTGTGGATTTAAGAAAAGGCTCACCAACTTTTGGTAGGTGGGAAGGAGTACTTTTAACTTCTGAAAACAAAAGACAGTTTTATGTACCAGAGGGTTTTGCTCATGGATTTTTAGTTATGTCAGATACAGCAACTTTTAATTATAAATGTACAGATTTTTATGCACCAGAATATGACAGTGGTATCTTATGGAATGATAAGGAAGTTGGTATAAAGTGGCCACTTGAGGGGATAGATGAAATACTGCTATCTGAGAAAGATAAGGTGCAAAAGAAACTATCAGAGATTAACGTACCTTTTATATATAAAGAAAATAAGTAG
- a CDS encoding reverse transcriptase domain-containing protein — protein sequence MDYVTNENNILLAYRNIKNNKGSKTVGTDNKNIEHLKNLRKDEFIELIQNKFANYIPKSVRREEIPKHDGRLRPLGIPCIDDRIIQQCIKQVLEPICEAKFHKHSYGFRPNRSTSHAVARCMHLMNRSKLHYVVDIDIKGFFDNVNHSKLKKQLWKIGIRDKNLLSVLGKILKSEIEGVGVPEKGTPQGGIISPLLANVVLNELDWWLSSQWETFETQYLYLNNNHRYRTQKLQI from the coding sequence ATGGATTATGTAACCAATGAAAATAACATTTTATTAGCATATAGAAACATTAAAAATAATAAAGGCTCAAAAACTGTAGGCACTGATAATAAAAATATTGAACATCTTAAAAATCTAAGAAAAGATGAATTCATAGAGTTAATACAGAATAAATTTGCTAACTATATACCTAAAAGTGTAAGAAGAGAAGAAATTCCAAAACACGATGGTAGATTAAGACCTCTTGGAATTCCTTGTATTGATGATAGAATAATACAACAATGTATTAAACAAGTATTAGAACCGATATGCGAAGCAAAATTCCACAAACATAGTTATGGTTTTAGACCAAATAGAAGCACATCACATGCTGTTGCAAGGTGTATGCACCTAATGAATAGGTCAAAACTTCATTATGTAGTGGATATAGATATAAAAGGATTCTTTGATAATGTCAACCATAGTAAGTTAAAAAAACAATTATGGAAGATTGGTATTAGAGACAAGAATCTACTAAGTGTTTTAGGGAAAATACTAAAATCAGAAATAGAAGGAGTCGGTGTACCTGAAAAGGGAACGCCACAAGGTGGAATAATAAGTCCATTACTAGCAAATGTAGTTCTAAATGAACTTGATTGGTGGTTAAGTTCTCAATGGGAAACCTTTGAAACTCAATATCTATACCTTAATAATAATCATAGGTATAGGACTCAAAAACTACAAATTTAA